The genomic stretch CCGCACTGAACTACGGCAACGAGGACGCGGTCGGCGAAGCGGTCCGCCGCGCCGACGTGCCGCGCGACGAGTTCGTCGTGACGTCGAAGCTGCCGGGACGCCACCACGGCTACGACGAGGCGCACCGTTCGGTGGACGAGACCCTGGCGAACCTGGGGCTCGACCACCTGGACCTGTACCTGATCCACTGGCCGAACCCGTCGGTCGGTAAGTTCGTCGAGACCTGGAAGGCGTTCGTCGACCTCCGCGACAGCGGCAAGGTCCGCTCGATCGGTGTCTCGAACTTCACGCCGGAGCACCTCGACCGGATCATCGACGCCACCGGGGTCGCCCCGGCCGTCAACCAGGTCGAACTGCACCCGTACTTCCCGCAGGCCGAGCTCCGCGCCGTGCACCAGCGGCTCGGCATCGTCACCGAGAGCTGGAGCCCGCTCGCGAAGCAGTCGGAGCTCCTCACCGAGCAGCCCGTCACCGCCGCGGCCGCCGCGCACGGGGTGTCGGCCGGCCAGGTCGTGCTCCGTTGGCACGTCCAGCTCGGTGCCGTCCCGGTGCCGAAGTCGGGCGACGCGGACCGCCAGCGCGAGAACCTCGACGTGTTCGGCTTCACGCTGAGCGACGACGAGGTCCAGGCCATCTCCGCGCTCGAGCGCGGTCGGCTCTGGGACGGCGACCCGGACACACACGAAGAGATGTAGCCGAGCGCGTTCGCGTCGAGCCCGACCGGGGCAGGGGGATACGATTGGTCCCCCTGTCCCGAAGGGTTGCGAGTGTCCGAAGCGCGTGTTTCCGAACCCACCGAGATCGACCGTGAACGCGGCTACGTCGACGGTCTCTTCCACCGACTCGACGAACTGACGGCCGAGGCCGCCCAGCGACTCGCCGAGACCCGCCGACAGACCGTCGGCGGCAACCACCAGAGCCGCAGCGAGCGCGACGCCTTCGCGCGACTCTACGAGGACACCGTCGCCACGCTCGAACGCGTCGGCGACCGGCTGGTCTTCGGCCGGCTCGAGGTCCAGGACCCGCCGGCCGACGAGGACGCCTTCCGGTACATCGGTCGCGTCGGCCTCCGCGACGCCGACCACCGTCCGCTGCTGCTCGATTGGCGCGTCCCCGGTGCCAGCGCGTTCTACCAGGCCACCGCGGCGCACCCGATGGGCATGCGTGCCCGTCGACACCTGACCCTCGAGGGCCGCACGGTCGTCGGGGTCGAGGACGAGGTCTTCGACGCCACGCTCTACGACGACGAGCGCACCCACCTGCAGGGCGAAGGGGCCCTGCTCGCCGCGGTCACCGCCGAGCGCACCGGACGGATGACGGACATCGTCGCCACCATCCAGGGCGAGCAGGACCGGATCATCCGCTCCCCGCTCGAGGGCGTGCTCATCGTGCAGGGCGGCCCGGGCACCGGCAAGACGGCCGTCGCACTGCACCGCGCCGCGTACCTGCTCTACTCGTACCGCGAGCGCCTCCGGGGCTCCGGCGTCCTGGTCGTCGGCCCGTCGCCGGCGTTCCTCACCTACATCGAGCAGGTGCTGCCGTCCCTCGGTGAGACCGGCGTCGTGATGGCGTCGCTCGGCTCGCTGTACCCGGGGCTGCACACCACGGTCCACGACCGCCGGGACGTCGCCGCGGTCAAGGGCTCGGGCGAGATGGCCGACCTCCTGCGCCGGGCCGTCCGCTCACGCCAGGTCGTCCCGACCGAGTCGGTGACGCTCGACGTCGAGGGCGAGCGACTCGTCGTCCCGCCGCAGCTCGTGGCCGAGGCGATGCGTCGCGCCCAGGACCGCGGCAAGCCGCACAACGTCGCCCGGGTGTCCTTCAACAAGAACGCGCTCGACGCCATGACCCGGCTGCTCGCCGACCAGCTGCGGCAGCGTGGCACCACGGTCGACGAGGCGGACGAGAAGGTGCTGCGCGAGGACATCCGCAGTTCGTACGACGCCCGCGTCCTGCTCAACACCGCGTGGCTGCCGCTGCCGGCCGAGAAGTTCCTCGAGGACCTCTACGCCCGCCCGAACTGGCTGGCGTCGCTGACCCCGAACTGGAGCCCCGAGCGCCGCGAACTCCTCCGACGCGAGCGTGGTGCGGCCTTCACGGTGGAGGACGTGCCGCTCCTCGACGAGGCGGCCGAGCTCCTCGGCGAGTTCGACCCGACGGGTGGTGCGGCGAAGCGTCAGGCGAAGGCCAGCCGGAACCGCGACATCGAGAACGCCCGCCAGGCCATCGAGAACATGGGCGTCGAGGGGATCGTCAGCGCGGAACAGGTCGCCGGTGCCTTCGCGGAGGGCGGCGACCCCCGCTCCACGGCCGAGCGTGCCGCCGAGGACCGCGAGTGGACCTACGGGCACATCGTGGTCGACGAGGCGCAGGAGCTCTCGCCGATGCAGTGGCGGATCCTCGCCCGCCGGAACCCGCTGCGGTCCTTCACGATCGTGGGTGACATGGCGCAGGGCTCCTCGCCCGGTGCCGCCCGCACCTGGGACGACGTCCGCGGTGCGCTCTCCCGACGCCGTCGTGGTCGTGCGCCGCAGGTGCCGCTGGACTCCCGCCTGGAAGAGCTGACCGTGAACTACCGCACGCCGCGCTCGATCGTCGAGGCCGCCGGGGCGTTCGCCGCCTCGGCCGGACTCACGGTGACCGCGAACGAGGCGGTCCGTGACGGCGACCCCGTCGAGCGGCTGCGCGTCGACCGGGCGGACCTGTTCGACACCGTCGTCCGCCGGGTCGACAGCGAGCGGGACCTGATCGGCGCGGGGACGATCGGCGTGATCGTCCCGGAAGCCGACGTCACGGCCGTCCGCGAGCGCCTGGCCCGCACCGAGGCCGACGTCCGCGGGCTCGGTTCGCCGCGCCCGGGCTCGGTCACGGTGCTCACCGGTGCCGACGCGAAGGGCCTGGAGTTCGACGGCGTGCTGCTCGTCGACCCGGATCGCGTCGGGTCCGACGCGGCCCGCGCAGCTGCGGCGGTCTACGTCGCGATGACCCGCCCGACCCGTCGCCTGACGGTCATCGAGGTCGCCTGACGGTCGTCGCGGTCGCCTGACGGGAGGCCCGACACCCGTCCGTCAGGCTGGCTCGCCCTGGTCCCGCACCTCGGCCACGAGCGTCGCCCACGGACCGTCCAGCCGGCGGCCGACAGGCGGACCGGTGTCGGGCCTCCCGGCCGTGGTGTGCGCGTCAGTCGCGCTTGCGGTTCTCGACCAGGGCGAGCGCGTACGACTCCCACCACTGCCCGGCGGCCGGTCCGCCGTTGCAGCTGCCGTCGCTGAGGCCGGGCGTCTTCACCCAGAGCAACGCGTCGAGCCGGGTCGTGCCGCGGGTGACGTGGGGGAGCTGTCCGAGCCCGGCACCCTCGGGGTTGCACCAGTCCCCGCGCCAGCCCCGACCGTTCCGCGAGACGTCGATGACGAAGTGCGGGTCGCCGCCGATCGCGTCGGCGAGTTCGTCGGCGTAGGCGCGCTCCTGGTCGACGCGGTAGAAGTTCGACACGTTCGTGGCGAAGCCCTGCACCCGGTCGACGCCCGCGCGCCGCAGCCAGCCGGCCATCGTCCGGACCGGCACCCGGTTCTCGTTGCCACCGTCGAGGTACACGGTCAGCCCGTGCCCGGAGAGCGCCGTCACGGCCTTGCGGAGCAGCGGCAGCCGTGTGTCCCGCAGTCGCTCGCACACGGCGATCTGCGCGATCGAGTCCGGCTCGACCAGGACGACGGCGTGCGAGCCGGCGAGGGCGCGGACGACCGCGCGGACCCACGGCAGGTAGGCGTCCTCGGCGGTGCCGCCGCGCGACCAGTGCCCGCAGTCGCGGTCGGGGATCGCGTAGAGCACGAACACCGGGGTCGCGCGCTGCTCGCGCGCCGACGCCAGGACACGCTGCACGGTCGTGACCGTCTCCGGCACGGACGGCTTCGTCAGCCAGGTGGCGACCGGCTGGTCCGCGATCACGGCGAGGCGGTCCGCGGTGGAGGCCCGGCCCGCCTCCCGCGCGGCCGTCTCGTGCCAGCGTGCCTGGTTCGCGGTCGACGGCTGGCGGGCGAGACCGCCGGGCCACGCTTGGGCGACGCTCTTGCGCTGGGCGACCGGGCGGTCAGCGCCGTGCGGCAGCACCACGCTCACCGCCACGACGACGGCCACGACGAGCGCGCCGACGATCCCGATCCACGCCCACTGACGCGTGGACGAGGCGCGTTCCGGTCTCGGCATCGGCCGTTCCTCCCTGTTGCGCGACGCCCCGACCCGCGTCCGCTGCTGCCGTCATGTTCCCATCCCATCGTCATGCGATGCCAGGGTGCTGCCCAGCAGGCGTGCCCCAGACTGACCTGATGTTGCGGAAACTGCTCCTCCTGGCCCTGACCGGCGGCTACGCCTGGGTGATCTACCGGATGACGCTGACCCCGCACGTGTTCACGTCGGCCGAGAACTCGCTGGTCCTGCACGCCATCGCCTGGGTGCAGCACCTGCCGCACGGTGCCTGGTTCACGTACGACCGCACCGAGTTCCTGGCGAACGTCGCGATGTTCGTCCCGGTCGGGGTGATCGCCGCGCTGTGGCTGCCCCGACGCTGGTGGATCCTCGGCGCCCTGGTGGCGGTCGGGCTGTCGGTCGGGATCGAGTTCGCGCAGGCCGAGTACCTGCCGGCCCGGGTGGCCGACCCCCGCGACGTGCTGTCGAACGGCATGGGCGGCCTGCTCGGGGCGACGCTCGTCGGGTTCGTGCGGAGCCTGCTGCCCGAGCGTCGACGCCGTCGTCGGCCGCTGCGAGCACGGACGGTCTGAGCGACCGCGCCCCGTCGGCGCGTCCCTGCTCTGGTATGCTCGTTCGGTTGCCGTCGAACGGCCGCGGATCAAGAGCGCTCACGCATCAGGTGTGGGCACCGCGCAACGGACAGAGCTCTCACGCAGAGCAGGAAAGGGGATCCTCCATGGCACTTGACGCGAAGATCAAGCAGGAGATCATCGAAGAGTACGCGACCCACCCGGGCGACACCGGATCCCCCGAGGTCCAGGTCGCCGTTCTGACGCGTCGTATCAACGACCTGAACGAGCACCTCAAGGAGCACAAGCACGACCACCACTCGCGTCGTGGTCTGCTCCTCATGGTCGGTCAGCGCCGCCGTCTCCTCGGGTACCTCTCCGACGTCGACATCGCCCGCTACCGCGCGCTCATCGAGCGTCTCGGCCTGCGCCGCTAGTCAGATCCGGAGCACTGCCACCGCGCAGTCCTACTGATCGGAAGCCCCGTTCCTCCTGGTGAGGGACGGGGCTTCTGTCGTTCCCGGGCCTCTGCCGTTCCGCGTGCATCCGTCGCGGGAATGCGTCGGAGTCGTTCCGAGTTCCTGATACTGTTCATGCAAACGCATCGAAAGTCGGGAGTCTCCATGACCACCATCGCCGTCGTCTCCGCCGGTCTCTCCGAGCCCAGCTCGACCCGCCTGCTCGCCGACCGCCTCGGCGCCGCGACCCTCGAGGCCCTGTCGGCCGACAGCGCCGTCGCCGGAGACCGGGTGGAACTCCGGAACGTGGACCTCCGCCCGCTGGCGCACGAGATCACCGACGCCATGCTCACGCGCTTCGCCGCCCCGGCCCTGACGGCCGCGATGGCGACGGTGGTCGAGGCGGACGCCGTCGTCTTCGTCACCCCGGTCTTCACCGCCGGCATGAGCGGCCTGGCGAAGTCCTTCCTCGACGTCCTCGACAAGGACGCCCTCACCGACATGCCCGTGCTGCTCGGTGCGACCGGTGGCACCGCACGCCACTCGCTCGCCCTCGAGCACGGCATCCGTCCGGTCTTCGCCTACCTCCGCGCCGCGGTCGTCCCCACCGGGGTGTTCGCCGCGACCGACGACTGGGGGAGCGACGACGCGGGCACGCTCGACGCGCGCATCCGCCGGGCCGGAGCCGACCTGACGTGGATGATGCGGGCCTCCCGTCGGCAGCCGCAGCAGGCGGACGCCCTGCCGGAGGTCGTGGACTTCGCGTCCCTCCTCGGTGGGGCGCAGCGCTAGCCGTACCCCTGCCGGCACTCAGTACCAGTGCGGGTTGACGCTCATCTCGTGGTTCCAGGCGCCGCACGGCGTCCCGTAACTGCTCTTGATGTAGGCCAGACCCCAGTTCACCTGGGTCTGCGCGTTCGTCCGCCAGTCCGCTCCGGCGGCGGCGAGCTTCGACGCGGGCAGTGCCTGCGGGATCCCGTAGGCACCACTCGACGCGTTCAGGGCGTTCGCGCGCCAGCCGGACTCCTGCGTCCACAGGGACACCAGGCAGCCGAACTGGTCGTCGCCCCAGCCGTAGTTGCCGAGGACGCTCCGTGCGTAGGCCTGCGCTGCGGACGGGTCGACCGCGACGCCGTCGGTGCTCGGGTAGTCGTTGCCCGATGACGCCCCGCCCGACGGGGTGGGTGCGGCCGCTGCTGCCGCCGCGGCCTGGGCGGCGGCCCGCGCCGCTGCCGCCTGTGCCGCGGCCTGCGCGGCGACCGCCTGTCCGACTTCGTAGCGACGCTGCGTCTCGGCGGTCGAGTCCCGGAGTGTCGCGAGCTGCTGGTAGAGCTCGTCACTGTGCGACTCGGTCGACGCGACCGCGGCGTCCGCACGCTGCTGGGCGGCCTTCGCGGTCGCCGCCTTCGCCTCGGCCTCGGCCGCGAGCGAGGCACGCTCGTCCTCGGCCCGGGCGGCCTGGTCGTGCAGCGAGGACGCCGTCTTCGCCGACACCGAGGCGTCGTCGAGCACACCGGCCCAGGTCGTCGACAGCTGGTCGAGCGCACCGAGCTGGTACAGCAGTGCATCCGGGTTGCCGGCGGTCGCGATCCGCGTCGTCATCTGGTCGGTCGAGCCGTCGCGGTACAGGTCCGCGGCCAGTCGCCCGGCCCGGGTCTGCGCACGCTTCGCGGTCTCCGCCGCCTGGTCGGCGTGGGCCTGGAGGCTCGTGGCCGTCTGGGTGGCCTGGGCCAGGTCCGCCTCGGCCTGCGTCGCCTCCGCGGAGCGGTCGAGGGCGACCTGCGACTTCGCGGCGGCGTCGGCCTGCACCGACTTCAGGGCTGCCTGGACCCTCGTGACCTCGGTCTGCTTGGCCTGCTCGTTCCCCTTCGCGCGCTGCACGTCCTGCCACGTCGGGTAGTCCGTGGCGGAGGCCGGCGCAGCACCGACCACCGGGACGACCAGGGCGCCGACGAGCACGGTGACGGCGAAGAGGACGTGTCGCCCGTGCGGCCGACGGACGAGGGTGGGATTCCGAGGCATGCCAGCAGGCTAGGTGAGGACACGCCCGTTCTCCTGGAGCACCGCCGCTCGTCCACCACGGAATGCTAAGGTCGGCTGGTCTGGGGACCGTTCCCCGAGACGAACCATGACATCGCACGCAGACCGGCACGAAGCTGGTCATCGGTGGTGGCGTCCGGGCCGGTTGTCGTCCCGTGTGCTTCTACTGCTGGCCAGACATGCGTTCCGCGTCGTGGAGCGCACGTGCACGAGTGTGCCCGAGGCCTGGTCTGCTGCACGAAAAACGCAAGGAGGCATCCTCTATGGAGGGTCCCGAGATCAAGTTCGCGGAAGCGACCATCGACAACGGTCGCTTCGGCACCAGGACGGTCCGGTTCGAGACCGGTCGTCTCGCGCAGCAGGCACAGGGTGCCGTCGCCGCGTACCTCGACGAAGAGACCATGCTGCTGTCGGCCACCAGCGCCGGCAAGCACCCGCGTGAGGGCTTCGACTTCTTCCCGCTGACGGTCGACGTCGAAGAGCGCTCGTACGCCGCCGGCAAGATCCCCGGCTCGTTCTTCCGCCGCGAAGGCCGCCCCAGCACCGAGGCGATCCTCGTCTGCCGCCTGATCGACCGGCCGCTGCGCCCGTCGTTCGTCGACGGCCTCCGCAACGAGGTCCAGATCGTCATCACCGTCCTGAGCATCGCCCCGGACGAGTTCTACGACGCGCTGGCCATCAACGCCGCGTCCGCGTCCACGCAGATCTCCGGTCTGCCGTTCTCCGGCCCGATCGCCGGTGTGCGTCTCGCGCTCATCCCGGGCGCGAACGGCACCGACCAGTGGGTCGCGTTCCCGAAGGCGTCGCAGCTGGCCGAGGCCGTCTTCGACCTCACCGTCGCGGGCCGTGTCGTCACCGACGAAGCGGGCAACGAAGACGTCGCGATCATGATGGTCGAAGCCGAGGCCACCGAGCACAGCTGGGACCTCATCCAGGGCGGCGCCACCAAGCCCGACGAGTCCGTCGTCGCGCAGGGCCTCGAAGCGGCCAAGCCGTTCCTCAAGGCCCTCGTCGAGGCGCAGGCGAAGCTCGCCGCGCAGTCGGCCAAGGAGATCCAGGACTTCCCGGTCTTCCCGCCCTACGCCGACGAGGTCTACGCGGCCGTCGAGTCCCTCGCGCTCTCCGAGCTCGGTGACGTCTACAAGATCGCCGCCAAGACCGAGCGCCAGGACGCCGACGACGCACTCAAGTCGCGCGTCAAGGCAGCCATCGCCGAGCAGGTCTCCGCGGGCACGCTGCCCGAGGTCGCCAACAGCCAGGTCGGCGCCGCCTACAAGTCGGTCACGAAGAAGGTCGTCCGCGGCCGCATCCTCACCGAGCAGATCCGCATGGACGGCCGCGGCCTCGCCGACATCCGTCCGCTCGACGCCGAGGTCGCCGTGATCCCGCGCGTCCACGGTTCCGCGGTGTTCCAGCGCGGCGAGACGCAGATCCTCGGCGTCACCACGCTGAACATGCTCAAGATGGAGCAGCAGATCGACTCGCTGTCGCCCATCACGAAGAAGCGCTACCTGCACCACTACAACTTCCCGCCGTACTCGACCGGTGAGACCGGTCGCGTCGGTTCGCCGAAGCGTCGCGAGATCGGGCACGGCTTCCTCGCCGAGCGCGCCCTCGTGCCGGTGCTGCCGTCGCGCGAGGAGTTCCCGTACGCCATCCGTCAGGTCTCCGAGGCGCTCAGCTCCAACGGTTCCACCTCGATGGGTTCCGTCTGCGCCTCGACCCTGTCGCTCCTCAACGCCGGTGTGCCCCTCAAGGCCCCGGTCGCGGGCATCGCGATGGGCCTCGTCTCCGACACCGTCGACGGCCAGACCCGCTACGCGGCGCTGACCGACATCCTCGGTGCCGAGGACGCACTCGGTGACATGGACTTCAAGGTCGCCGGTACCTCCGAGTTCGTCACCGCGATCCAGCTCGACACCAAGCTCGACGGCATCCCGTCGTCCGTGCTCGACGCCGCGCTGAAGCAGGCCAAGGAAGCCCGTTCGGCCATCCTCGGTGTCCTCAACGAGGCCATCGACGGACCCGACGAGATGGCCGACACCGCCCCGCGCGTGATCTCGGTCAACATCCCGGTCGACAAGATCGGCGAGCTGATCGGCCCGAAGGGCAAGACGATCAACGGCATCCAGGACACCACGGGCGCCGACATCTCGATCGAGGACGACGGCACGGTCTACATCGGTGCCGTCGACGGTCCGTCCGCCGAGGCCGCGCGTGCGCAGGTCAACGCGATCGCGAACCCGACGAACCCGGAGATCGGGGACCAGTTCCTCGGCACGGTCGTCAAGATCGCGACGTTCGGTGCCTTCGTGTCGCTGATGCCGGGTCGTGACGGTCTGCTGCACGTCTCCGAGGTCCGCAAGCTCGCCGGTGGCAAGCGTGTGGAGAACGTCGAGGACGTCCTGGGCGTCGGCCAGAAGATCCTGGTCGAGGTCACCAAGGTGGACGACCGCGGCAAGCTCTCGCTCGCCCCGGTCGTGGCCGACGAGGTCGACACCGAGGGTCGCGACGACCACGGCACCCACACCGAGGTCCCCGCCGAAGGCTGATCCCCGATCACCTGAAGCCCACAACGGCCGCCGTCCTGCTGGACGGCGGCCGTTGTCGTGCGGGTCAGGAGGCGGGCGTCTCCTGGATGCCGACGAGCTGCGCGCGACCGAGCAGGTGCTCGCGGAACATGAAGCCGACGACGGCCGGGGTCGCCTCGGCGGGGACCTCGAGCGTCGGGACGTCCAGCGCGCTCAGCGTGAAGACGTAGCGGTGGGGGCCGTGGCCGGCGGGCGGAGCGGCACCGAGGAAGGTGTCGGTGCCGAACTCGTTGCGGCGGCGTGTGGCGCCGGCGGGCAGCAGGGCGTCGTCGGTGCCGGCGCCCTGCGGCAGCGAGCTGACCGAGGCGGGGATGTCCGACAGCGTCCAGTGCCAGAAGCCGGAGCCGGTCGGGGCGTCGGGGTCGTACACGGTGAGGACGAAGCTCTGGGTGCCCTCGGGTGCGCCGGACCACGTCAGCTCGGGGGAGCGGTCCGCGCCGCCGGCGTCGGCGCCGCGGGCTTCCTGCGGCAGCGTGCCGCCGTCGGTGAACTCGGGGCTGGTGAGGTCGAAGGTCGGGACGTCCGGCAGGTTCCAGTTGGGGTCGTTGGTCATGCTCCGAGCCAACACCCGCCGACCCGACGGAACCGGGGAACGACCCGGGGGAGTGCTCAGGCAGCTGCGGTCAGGCGGCTGCTGTCCGGCAGCTGCGCTCAGGCAGCGAGGACGCGCTCGGCCACGCGGCCGAGTGCTGCCGTCGCGGCGATCGCGTCGCCCGCGTAGGCACCGCTCATCGCCCCGTCGCGCGCGAGCATGAGCTCGTCGGCGCCGTCACCCGGCAGCGGGTGACCGGAGTCCTGCAGCAGGTCGCCGAGGCGTTCGGTGTACCAGTCGCGGTGCATGGCGACGACCTGACGGACCGGGTCGCGCGGGTCGTGGTACTCGGCGGCGGCGTTGAGGAACGCACAGCCGCGGAACTCGGCCTGGTTGACCTCGGCGGCGAGGGCGTCGACCCAGGCGCGGACCGCTGACTCCGGGGCGTCCGCGCCGGCGACGATCCGGTCCATGCGGGCCTGCACACGAGCGTGCTGCTCGTGCATGTAGGCGAGGATCAGGTTGTCCTTCGAGCCGTAGTGCTTGTAGAACGTCGCCTTCGTGACGCTCGCCTCGGAGATGAGGCGGTCGACGCCGACGCCGTGGATGCCCTCTTCGTAGAACAGCCGGAGGGCCGTCTCGAGGATACGGACCTTCGCGCCGCCGGAACGGGGAGCCGGGGGGACGCTCGACCCGTCCGGCGACGGAAGGTTCTGGGTGCTCGGGGCCGGTCCTTGCAGACGCTGACCCAGGAGACGCTGGACGGTCGGTTGGGGGGAATCGACCGTCACAGCGTGGCTCTCCTTGGGTCATCGGCTCCGCGGCGGAGTGGGGGGACTCATTGCCGCGCAGGACTGATGTCCCGAGCCACCGGGTCGAGATCTAGGGGGGCTCTCGACCCGGTGACATCACTGTAGCACGAGGAGGACAGACAGACGAGTCGGTCTGTCCACAATTCTTGTACCCCACTTCGAGTGGCGTGCCCCGCCAGCCCGTCAAACTGGGCGACGGGTGTCCGCGCTTCAGTAGAGTCATGACGATGAACCGCCCAGTGCCGCTGCCGCTCGAGGCTCCGGAAACGTCCTTCGTGACGTCCGGTGGAGCCCTCGTCCGGCGCACCGTTCTCGCCTCGGGCGTCCGTGTGCTCACCGAAGCCGTCCCCTCCGTCCACTCCACGAGCATCGGGTACTGGGTCGGTGTCGGGTCACGTGACGAACGGGCCGGACAGTTCGGCTCGACGCACTTCCTCGAGCACCTCCTCTTCAAGGGCACGACCGAGCGCAGCGCCCTCGACATCGCCGTCGCCTTCGACTCGGTCGGTGGCGAGCACAACGCCGCGACCGCCAAGGAGTACACCTGCTACTACGCCCGGGTCCGGGACACCGACGTCCCGATGGCCGTGGGCGTGATCGGTGACATGGTGACGAACTCCACGCTCGAGGACTCGGCGTTCGACATCGAGCGCGGGGTCATCCTCGAAGAGCTCGCGATGGCCGCGGACGACCCGGCCGACGTCGCGGGCGAGGCCTTCTTCGCCGCCACCTTCGACGGGCACGCCCTGGGACGCCCGATCGGCGGCACCCCGGAGAGCATCCGCGAGGTCCAGCGGGATGAGGTGATGGCCCACTACGCCGAGCACTACGAGCCGAACGGCATCGTCGTGACCGCCGCCGGCGCCGTCGACCACGACGACTTCTGCGCCCTGGTCGAGGCGGTCTTCGCCGACGCGGCCCCGGCCGTGCCCCTCGCTCGTCGCCAGGCCCGTCCCGCCGCCGACCCGGTCGAGTCGTCGCTGGCGGTCGTGCACCGGCCGACGGAACAAGTCAGCATGCTGCGCGGGTCGCAGGGCCTGGACCTCCGCGACGACCGCCGCCCGGTGCTCAGCGTGCTCAACGCCGTGCTCGGTGGCGGCATGAGTTCCCGGCTCTTCCAGGAGGTGCGCGAGCGCCGCGGCCTGGCCTACGCCGTGTCGTCCTTCGCCCCGGCCTACCTCGACAACGGCGCCTTCGGCGTCTACGCGGGCTGTGCGCCGGACAACGTCGCCGGGGTCATCGACATCATCGACGGCGAGTTCCGCCGGATGGCCGACGACGGCATCACCGACGAAGAGCTCCGACGCGCGAAGGGCCAGATCGAAGGCGCGCTGACGCTCTCGCTCGAGGACTCCGACGCCCGGATGACCCGCCTCGGTCGCGCCGAGCTCGGCACGGGGGAGTTCACCGACCTCGCGACCGCCCTCGAGCGGGTGGACCGCGTGACCGCCGCCGACGTGCTCGACCTGTCCCGCGACCTCCTGACCCGACCGATGGTGACCGCCGTCGTCGGCGACGTCCAGCGCGAGCGTCTGGCAGTGGCGCTCGGGATCGACGGTTGACCTCCACGATGTCGCACTACCTCTACCTCGTCCGCCACGGCGAACACCAGGACGCCGAGCACGGCCTCCGTGACGGCAAGCTCTCGGAACGCGGCAAGCGCCAGGCCATGCTGATCGCCGACCGCCTGGGTGGCGTGCCCTTCGACGGCGTCTGGCACTCACCGCTCGAGGCGCCGAGCGAGACCGCGTCCTTCCTGCAGCAGCGTCTGCCGGCGATCCAGCCCGAGCCGTCCACCCTGCTGTTCGACTGCATCCCGTCCGGCCCGACGCCCGACATGCCGCACGCCTACAAGGGCTGGTACGGCGGGATCACCGACGAGGAGATCGTCGCCGGTCAGGCGCAGATGGGCGACGCCGTCGCGGAGTGGTTCACCCCCGCGATGGAGGACCGGCACGACCTCCTCATCACCCACAACGCCGTCATCGGCTGGTTCGTCCGCGAGGTCTTCCAGGCCCCCGAGTGGCGCTGGATGGGCACCAACGTGGCCCACAGCTCGCTGACGATCATCCGGATCCGCTCGGCGAAGCCCGCCGAGCTCGTCACGCTCAACGACCTCGCGCACCTGCCGGTCGAACTCCGCACCGGCCTGCCGGTGCCGCAGCCGCTCTAGGGCCGGCCCCGTCTGCGGGTCGCGACCGGCGGGTCGGACCGGCACCGTTCCTCCCGGGAGGCCCGTGTTGCGTCAGCGGACCGGCTTGCGGTACCAGGCGGTCGCGTTCGGGTTGTCGTTGAAGGCCGGCACCCGGTCGTAGCCGCGACTGCGGTACATCGCGCCGGCCGCGACCAGCGCGTCGTTGGTGTCGAGGACGATGCTCGTCGCGCCGAGGCCCACCGCTGCCTGCTCGAGCACGTCCATCACGGCGGTCGCGACCCCGCGGCCGCGCCCCTCGGGCAGGACGAAGACGTGCTTCACCTCGAAGCGGACGTCGTCGCCGTCGTCGGCGATGCGCCGGAGCCCGCCGCAGCCGAGCGGTGTGT from Curtobacterium sp. MCLR17_032 encodes the following:
- a CDS encoding aldo/keto reductase, with translation MAGVPAVPTLELNDGHRIPALGLGTYSLDGDEGIQAVGAAITSGYRLLDTALNYGNEDAVGEAVRRADVPRDEFVVTSKLPGRHHGYDEAHRSVDETLANLGLDHLDLYLIHWPNPSVGKFVETWKAFVDLRDSGKVRSIGVSNFTPEHLDRIIDATGVAPAVNQVELHPYFPQAELRAVHQRLGIVTESWSPLAKQSELLTEQPVTAAAAAHGVSAGQVVLRWHVQLGAVPVPKSGDADRQRENLDVFGFTLSDDEVQAISALERGRLWDGDPDTHEEM
- a CDS encoding ATP-binding domain-containing protein, with amino-acid sequence MSEARVSEPTEIDRERGYVDGLFHRLDELTAEAAQRLAETRRQTVGGNHQSRSERDAFARLYEDTVATLERVGDRLVFGRLEVQDPPADEDAFRYIGRVGLRDADHRPLLLDWRVPGASAFYQATAAHPMGMRARRHLTLEGRTVVGVEDEVFDATLYDDERTHLQGEGALLAAVTAERTGRMTDIVATIQGEQDRIIRSPLEGVLIVQGGPGTGKTAVALHRAAYLLYSYRERLRGSGVLVVGPSPAFLTYIEQVLPSLGETGVVMASLGSLYPGLHTTVHDRRDVAAVKGSGEMADLLRRAVRSRQVVPTESVTLDVEGERLVVPPQLVAEAMRRAQDRGKPHNVARVSFNKNALDAMTRLLADQLRQRGTTVDEADEKVLREDIRSSYDARVLLNTAWLPLPAEKFLEDLYARPNWLASLTPNWSPERRELLRRERGAAFTVEDVPLLDEAAELLGEFDPTGGAAKRQAKASRNRDIENARQAIENMGVEGIVSAEQVAGAFAEGGDPRSTAERAAEDREWTYGHIVVDEAQELSPMQWRILARRNPLRSFTIVGDMAQGSSPGAARTWDDVRGALSRRRRGRAPQVPLDSRLEELTVNYRTPRSIVEAAGAFAASAGLTVTANEAVRDGDPVERLRVDRADLFDTVVRRVDSERDLIGAGTIGVIVPEADVTAVRERLARTEADVRGLGSPRPGSVTVLTGADAKGLEFDGVLLVDPDRVGSDAARAAAAVYVAMTRPTRRLTVIEVA
- a CDS encoding glycoside hydrolase family 6 protein, translating into MPRPERASSTRQWAWIGIVGALVVAVVVAVSVVLPHGADRPVAQRKSVAQAWPGGLARQPSTANQARWHETAAREAGRASTADRLAVIADQPVATWLTKPSVPETVTTVQRVLASAREQRATPVFVLYAIPDRDCGHWSRGGTAEDAYLPWVRAVVRALAGSHAVVLVEPDSIAQIAVCERLRDTRLPLLRKAVTALSGHGLTVYLDGGNENRVPVRTMAGWLRRAGVDRVQGFATNVSNFYRVDQERAYADELADAIGGDPHFVIDVSRNGRGWRGDWCNPEGAGLGQLPHVTRGTTRLDALLWVKTPGLSDGSCNGGPAAGQWWESYALALVENRKRD
- a CDS encoding VanZ family protein translates to MLRKLLLLALTGGYAWVIYRMTLTPHVFTSAENSLVLHAIAWVQHLPHGAWFTYDRTEFLANVAMFVPVGVIAALWLPRRWWILGALVAVGLSVGIEFAQAEYLPARVADPRDVLSNGMGGLLGATLVGFVRSLLPERRRRRRPLRARTV
- the rpsO gene encoding 30S ribosomal protein S15, translating into MALDAKIKQEIIEEYATHPGDTGSPEVQVAVLTRRINDLNEHLKEHKHDHHSRRGLLLMVGQRRRLLGYLSDVDIARYRALIERLGLRR
- a CDS encoding CE1759 family FMN reductase, encoding MTTIAVVSAGLSEPSSTRLLADRLGAATLEALSADSAVAGDRVELRNVDLRPLAHEITDAMLTRFAAPALTAAMATVVEADAVVFVTPVFTAGMSGLAKSFLDVLDKDALTDMPVLLGATGGTARHSLALEHGIRPVFAYLRAAVVPTGVFAATDDWGSDDAGTLDARIRRAGADLTWMMRASRRQPQQADALPEVVDFASLLGGAQR